The segment atgaaacaCAAATTAACCATTAGaaaccccaaaatcaaaatcaaattcaaattacacAATAGCAATCTTAGCTCCAGCTTCCTCAAGCTGCTTCTTGGCCTCTTTAGCCTCATCTTTAGAAACCCCTTCCTTAAACTTCTTAGGCAACCCTTCAATCAACTCCTTAGCCTCCTTCAAAGCCAAGCTCGTCAACGCCCTCACCGCCTTAATCCCTAAAATCCTCAAATTGTTGGGGACATCCTCGATAACCACGTCGAACTTGGTCTTCTCTTTGACAATGGCGAGTCCCGTGTCAGCTCCAACGAGGGCTAGAGAAACAAGCCACCACTGCCACCACGGCGTGGCAAGGTCACCACCACCGTGACCTTGCCACGTCAAGATCCACCCTAAGTAGGCCACCATTGCACATCGAGAGAAACAGGGAGTGgagatagagagatagagtgGGAGTGAGGGAGAAAGGattgaaggagagagagaatcacgGAAGGAGGAGAGAGGATTGAAAAACacagaaaataaagagagaaaaagtcagattgaataaaaaactattatttaatttaCAATTATGCTACCGTGCGATTCTACATTTTGAATTGTAGAATCGCATTGTAGcataattgcaattttttttacaataattagGTTTTGCAAGACCATCTGTTGGGGAGTTTAGagtttaaatgttaaatactaCCAATATATAGCATATGCTGTTCCCATTGTGAATGCTGATTTGGACAATAAAAAAGATACAGACTTTaccccaaaaatataaaaaaaaccgCGTAAGCCTTGAAGGCCGCAATAGACAAAATCTCATGGTTAGACCTTTTTATTCTAGTGTATTTCGTTAGGTTTAAATCGGGCAGCAAACAAGGCTGCCTATGAATTAGCAAAAGTCTTTCAGTAATtctgtttttgggtattttggtctaGCTCTTGGTCCTCCGAGTTCTGTTGATGTAATTTCAATGGAGGCTGAGGCTTAATTGTATTATGGATTCTGGTGTGCTGTTAAAGTTCATtgctttcatttaaaaaaaaaaacccagataaGCAATAATTTGGAGGAAAATATGTTGCAAATCCAACACATTCTGTAGAGAAGTCTCAATTTTTGACCCTCTCCACCTGGTGGCCACTCCAATCCATCTCCCCCCAAAATTCCCAAACCCACAAACCGCAAGAGAGGAGACCCATCTCTTCTAAATGGCGATAACACCCAATACAAGAAGAAATACAATCAGTACTTCTCTTAGTGCTTGCTTGTTCGAAAGTCCCTGTATCCTAATTCCCCTTCACCGCATTCATTTTCAATACACCAGGTACTGTACTTTTATCACTCTTTCTGTATGTTTATAAATGTTTAAGTGTTTAATGTCTATGTTTTGTCAGATGAGAATTGTAATAAACATACATATGAGAATATGTAATAAACCGAATTCAACTAGGAAAaggattttaattgaaattgtaaaagcaaataaatcctaattcctctaggaaagagaaaacaacataaaatattaaaatattctattcTCCCTTAACCAATCTGCATTAATCCGACTGCCACTAGGAATCCAAAAtccttatcaatatatatataaccctcTCACTATGTAATAGACATTGTAATAAGAGTTTGAAAGAGAGTTGCAGTAGTTATTAAGGGGTTGGGTTATTCTTTGCTAGAGAGAACAATGGTGAGGGAAAGAAAGTGCTCCCAATGTGGCCTCACTGGCCACAACTTTAAGAATTGCACCAGCTCTGTTATTAGCAATTCTGCCAATAATAACACTAACGCAGCTGCGTGCATCAAAATTTTTGGTGTTTATTTACAGAATAATGTTAATGGCAACGTCGAGAACAACAAGAGTAAAGTTGTTAGAGAGCCAAGCATTGCTGTTGATCAGAAACCGAAAGGTATATATTATGTCAAAAAACtgcttttagttttagtttataGAAAGTAAatcttgtgttttctttcttatggAAGTAAAACCATTGTGTCAGTATTTTGTTTGCTGGAAAGAAGTTAGCATTGGACATACGAATTATTAATTAGCAGTTTTTAATGTAGTTAATTTGCTGTTTGTTTCAGGGAAGCGATGGACTGAGGAAGAGCACAAATTATTTCTAATTGGTCTAAACCAGCTTGGGAAACATGATTGGAAAGAAATTTCACAGAAGTTTGTGATCACCAAAACCCCAGCCCAGGTTGCTAGTCATGCACAGAAATATTTCTTGAGACAGGCTGAAACTAATAAGATGAAACGTAGACCGAGTGTGTTTGACTTGACTCTGCAGAATGAAGCGGAAATCTCTCCGTCTGCTCCTAAGGATTGCCAAGTTTCACAAACTAAGAAAAGTGATGCTGAAAGCAGCTCTGAATCTTTGGCATTGGACATTCCACCACTTGCTCAAATTCCAGCCTCTGTATGTGGTGTTCCAAGTTATTGTCAGATTCCTTCCATggtaattaataatttgatttttgccaccttttttaattgttgaattCTATTTCATATggtagtaaaataaaaattatttaaactgATTTTAGGTCACAACATAGTGTGTATTTTATCTTTACTATTAGATTACTGGATAAGAACTATATCAACTATTACACTAAAAACCATTCATTGTTAGTGATCTTTAAAGCAACTTGTCAATGCAATGAACCTTTGAGGAATTAGACCATCATTTGCACACTGTTTACAAATTTAATATCTTGCAGtgcttttaaataaaataaaaattctttattcaatttttggTGAGGGAAAGGGTTCTCCCGGAAATATGCTTGCTTAAATTGTGGTGAGTGGTAGCTGGCAAGATTATGGCGAAACTTTTTACTTAATAGTGCTTTAAAATGGTGCTATAATCGTATGATCTTCTATGCTGTGCTTCATTAGGACTAATGTCAGTTGATTGGAAATTTGCTACCTTACTTTATGCTCCATAGGCTGGTGGTGTCTGCGTTTTTAATAAATCACTGCAGAATTGATTAAAATTGGATTACAATTCTCTGAAGTTCCACAAATAGCATGTTGAATTATATGGTGAACtggacttatatatatattatatatcctTGATTCGAATCAAGATTGCAGCCTGAGATGTTTCTAATAGCTAGCCACATATGGCTTGTTACAAAGTAGATTTCTTTAAGCatggaattttaatttatttcttttcaatcaCCACTAAATGTAAATACTTCATCTCCTAGGATATACCTAGTATCAATTTCCTTCTGTTTCTTTGATCTCTTaaattctcttttttatatgaatCTTTCGCCTAGCCAAAGCATCTAACCAGTTTCTTTTTATAATGATTTTGCTTGTCTTAACAGGTGGGAATGCCTGGCAGTGCACTGTTCATCCCAAACCCAATGGTGAATTTTGCCAGCCAAAGTTATTTGTGCTGGTTGCCTGGAACCCAGCAGAATTTTTGTACTTGTGCTTCTGATATTATCGATCCATCCAATATTCCTTCACCACCATCTTTCTGTCGCAATCTATCTGATTTAGGCAATAGGCTTTCATCAATTGCTAGAGATGTTGAAGAGCTTACAATAGGACAGCCACAGACCTCCCGAGGAATAAATGTATCAACTCAAACATCTGGAGCTATTGGAGtgacttgaaaatttttgatgAGTTGAAGCTTGatttttgcattttgatttatcaGTTAAAAGGCTATAAATTTTTCCCCCTTGCATATAAAATAGGGGGCTGAAGGCTTGAGTCAGAAAAAAGTTAGAAGGCAATTTATTCTTTACTATTTAGTGTACTTTGAGATATTTTACCCTATCTGGATTCTTATCTTTTTCCTTATAAGTAATTAATAAATCTGCGACAAATTCACCAAATTCTATCTATTTTTGGTTGTCAGTTTGCAATTGTAAGGACATTACAAATATGTtccaacctctttttttttttcgtcaaTCTTAGTTATTGCATTATTCTCTCCCTAGTCCACCTCTCTAGTTCAACTTTGAGGCAACCACACGTTGATCACTAGGTTCCTAACAAATGAAATTAGAAAGATGACCTATGATTTTCAAGAATTGCGGCTAATGTTCAACAAAGTTTTTGAGAATTTCAAGGCTTTATGCAAATGAAGAAGGATGTtaagaaaatgattaaaaaagagTTACAATCTCTTGATTCAAtagaaattaaagagaaaattaagttttaaaatattttttccaaatttgatCAAGTTTGATTGTGGTAAAACTGTGCTTGATCTAAAATTGACTAAGATCTAACCACACGATTAGGAATAATTTGGGTCcatatcaaagaaaataaaattccttttaaaataaatgactaCTCGTGAATTCAAATTGGAGTTAAACTAAGTGAGATATCTCGAAATTGTCAAAACACTCAATATAcacttattaatttttattaaatattggatgtaaattttaCATTGGTTGTCTTTCAGTGCACACAATACATATTTGAAATCCAAAGCTTTATAAAGGGACATTTAAGGCTTTGCTCCATACAGAATCTCCACCTTAGTCTATTGAACCTAACTCTCTACCTAACAGCCCAACTCAGAACATGTCCACTATCAGGTCCATTTTTATTGCAAAAAGTCCCTTAAGGCACTTTagtctttatcaaatggatcaTTCGtgaataacaataaaattgtccaAGGCCCAGCGTCCGAATACAAATCCTGGTTTAAGAGCGAATAAATATCATCAAGAATCTGTCAAAAGAACCGACTGTACTATATAACCTATCCTGTTAGAAAGGCTAATAGGAAGAAATTCAGAAATCAATTTCTGGATTATTGAGTTTAGGTATGAATATTGAGAAagattttaaattctatttagATCGACCGGTTATGAGAATTGTTAAGACAAATATAACAATTAGAATACCTAGAACATTCCATTCCAAGAGGATTAGAAGAAGTGGACCTGAATGAAAATGTAGGCGTGAAATAAGATTTTCTAATTTCCTCTtgagaagagaaagagatcaGAAGTCATTTGAAATTCCAACACGTGAGAGACTTTAAAGATAAAAGACAGACAAAAAACTTTGACTAACAGTATTCCAACACGTGAGAGACTATAGAGATCCAGCCCTTCTATCAGGGTATGGAAAATTGGTTACGGTGCTTagtgttaaatattattattgatacaccatgttgaatatgttaGTATGGATGtagaagcgaaagcataaagtataaaatataataacacacgagggttacgtggttcagtcTAACGActtacatccacggaggaaaccctaaagggctacatcaataatatattagagtgtagtacaaatcatgtattacaatgaatcataacacgtgtatatatagtagactaaatcctagactaatagacttctagtacaagtaggagacttggcttgtacacaaagtagaattaggcttgaaCCTAGGTTCCCAAGCTCCTGTTCCGTCCTCGGATCCTatacaatacacccagaataatcaaatataatGCGATAACCTAACTCAactaattgtcccacagaaaataaattgtaagaaaggtcaaaaacattaaagactccaagaattgagAGGGTAGAGGTCGCACTTTCACCATATTCACAGATGACCTTAAaaatatcatcgccaatgtcattcATATGGTTAGTAATGCAttttattcctcttctctctcagctttatttGGTATGTCTCCTttctcttggcttatggattccgTTTATTACAATCACATGACTCCTCACTCGTCCTTGTGTTGATGCAACTTTTAATGGTGACTTGACTATACCAGAGAGTTTTGACGGTAGTAGTAGGAAGCCAAAGTAGATGAACGCAGCAAAGAAAAACACtaaggaagacaaagattgctcttaaatataccgtAAGAACGGAAAACCATGGCCACAAGAAggtagctctgataccatgtcaaatattagcattgatacaccatgttgaatatgttaGTATGGATGCGGAATCGAAAGTATATCCATGGAAGAAACCCTAAAGAgctacattaataatatattagagtgtattACAAACCCTGTATTGCAATGAATTataatgtgtgtatatatagggtctgtttggattgagcttattgttgctgaaactgaaaactgaaaactgaaaactgaaaacactgtagcaaaataatttttaaatgtgtaaatagtaccgtgggacccatttttaatattttttaatgcgtgAACAGTGTCAGCACAGTATGTGAACAGTGTATTTACTGttcataacaataaaatttgtccccccaaagtcaacaaatgcgggccaaaaaaaaaaagaaaaaaaaaggagaaaacttGACACTAGAAATGTGAACGCAGGATTCATCTGAATCCAAACGCCCTCATAGTAGACTAAATCCTAGACAAATAGActtagtacaagtaggagacttgacttgcacacaaagtagaattaggcttggatCTATGCTAATGgacta is part of the Quercus robur chromosome 9, dhQueRobu3.1, whole genome shotgun sequence genome and harbors:
- the LOC126701089 gene encoding 50S ribosomal protein L12, chloroplastic-like, with protein sequence MVAYLGWILTWQGHGGGDLATPWWQWWLVSLALVGADTGLAIVKEKTKFDVVIEDVPNNLRILGIKAVRALTSLALKEAKELIEGLPKKFKEGVSKDEAKEAKKQLEEAGAKIAIV
- the LOC126698644 gene encoding probable transcription factor At5g61620 isoform X1, encoding MVRERKCSQCGLTGHNFKNCTSSVISNSANNNTNAAACIKIFGVYLQNNVNGNVENNKSKVVREPSIAVDQKPKGKRWTEEEHKLFLIGLNQLGKHDWKEISQKFVITKTPAQVASHAQKYFLRQAETNKMKRRPSVFDLTLQNEAEISPSAPKDCQVSQTKKSDAESSSESLALDIPPLAQIPASVCGVPSYCQIPSMVGMPGSALFIPNPMVNFASQSYLCWLPGTQQNFCTCASDIIDPSNIPSPPSFCRNLSDLGNRLSSIARDVEELTIGQPQTSRGINVSTQTSGAIGVT
- the LOC126698644 gene encoding probable transcription factor At5g61620 isoform X2, which translates into the protein MVRERKCSQCGLTGHNFKNCTSSVISNSANNNTNAAACIKIFGVYLQNNVNGNVENNKSKVVREPSIAVDQKPKGKRWTEEEHKLFLIGLNQLGKHDWKEISQKFVITKTPAQVASHAQKYFLRQAETNKMKRRPSVFDLTLQNEAEISPSAPKDCQVSQTKKSDAESSSESLALDIPPLAQIPASVCGVPSYCQIPSMVGMPGSALFIPIAMVNFASQSYSCWLPGTQQTFCTRASDIIDPSDIPSLPSFRRSLYLI